CGGTATCGCATCGATTGCGGCGTTAATTACACCAGATGAGTTGTCACTCAATGCCCTACAAATAAAAGACAGCCCGCGTTATGACTTTCGTGGCATGCATGTGGATGTCGCTCGAAACTTCCATAGCAAACAAATGATCTTAGATTTAATCGACCAAATGGCTGCTTATAAGCTCAATAAATTGCATTTACATATGGCTGATGATGAAGGTTGGCGTTTAGAAATTGACGGATTACCAGAATTAACAGATATCGGTAGTAAACGTTGTCATGATTTAACCGAAACAACCTGTCTTATCCCACAGTTAGGTAGTGGCCCTTTTGCTGATAGTAAAGTTAACGGTTATTACAGTAAAGCCGACTATATTGAAATACTACAATATGCCACAGCCCGTCAGGTCGAAGTGATTCCATCAATGGATATGCCTGGGCATTCTCGAGCGGCAATAAAGTCTATGGATGCACGATATCGCCAATTTATGGCAGCAGGAAATGAAGTTGCTGCTAATGAATATTTATTGTCAGACGCTGAGGATAAAACCGTTTATTCATCAGTACAATATTACAGTGACAATACATTGAATGTTTGTATGGAGTCGACATTCCATTTTGTAGATAAAGTGATTAGCGAAATAGCAAAGCTGCATCAGCAAGCAAACCATACGCTACATCGTTACCATATCGGCGCAGATGAAACCGCTGGGGCATGGAAGCAATCACCACAGTGTTTGGCATTTGTTGCAAGTAATGACAGAGGCGTGTCTTCGGTTGATGATTTAGGCGCATACTTTATTGAGCGATTATCAAACTCGATTGCAGCCAAAGGTATTGAACCTGCTGGGTGGAGCGATGGCATGAGCCATACTAACCCTTCAAATATGCCAGCTAAAAGTCAAAGTAATGTTTGGGATGTAATATCTCATGATGGCTATAAGCGTGCCCATAAACAGGCAAATCTTGGCTGGGATGCGGTGCTTTCAAATCCTGAAGTACTTTATTTTGACTTCCCTTATGAAGCAGACCCAAAAGAGCACGGTTATTATTGGGCAGGTCGAGCACTAAATAGCCAAAAGATTTTCAGCTTTATGCCAGATAATTTACCAGCTAATGCTGAGCAGTGGCAGGACATCGAAGGCAATGATTTCGTTGCAGATGATAGGGTTAAAAAGGATGACAAGGGTAACTTAATATCTGGCCCTTTAGAGAAAGGAAAAGGCTTTAGCGGCATACAAGGTCAAATTTGGAGTGAAACCATACGTAGTGATGATGTTGCTGAATATATGATGTACCCAAGAGTATTAATGCTAGCAGAGAAAGCTTGGCATAAGGCTAAATGGGAAGTGCCTTATCAATATAATGGCGTTTTATACGATGCTAACTCAGGTTTCTTTACGGCGGAATTACGCAATAAACAACAGCGACAATGGAATGAGCTGGCCAATACACTTGGACAGAAAGAATTAGCCAAGCTGGATATAGCCAATATTGCTTATCGATTACCAACAGTGGGTGCAAAGATTATTAACGGTAAGCTACATGCCAACGTTGCTTTTCCTGGTTTGCAGATTGAATATCGCGATGACAATGCAGTCTGGACTCGCTATGAGCAGCCTATTGAAGTGTCTGGCACAGTTGAGGTTCGTTCAGTCGCACCAGATGGAAACAGAAAAGGCAGAAGTTTGAGCTTATAAATAGATAACGTATTAATAAACTCAGTTTGATAGGTAAAGCAAAAATTCTAATTAAACAGCTGAATCTATTCAAAAACAATATTAGGCGTTAAACACTATGTTAACGCCTTTTTTATATTCAAAATAACAATGAAATTCATATTTAGATATTTATTTTAAGCTTAGTATTCATTTTAAAACAATACGTTAGTGATTGTTTGTAAGTGATTTGATCAAGATGTCTAAAAATTAAATGACAACGCTGTCATTTTTGGTGTAACATAAAGTTAACTTATTCAATAAGCCAGCAATAGCGTGAGTTTTATTCGAATATCAACGTTATTTTAAAGTTCATTATCACGGCTTAAATAGAAGAGATAAGAGGGATGTCATGGGCGTTAATATGCAATCTGAATCACAGCTTTTTATTGGCATCGACGGCGGTGGCAGTAAATGCCGCGCTACAATTTTTTGTCCCAACAAAGGTGTTCTCGGAACGGGAGTCGCAGGACGAGCCAATCCATTGCATGGCTTAGAGCAAACTTTTGAATCTATTCTTGCTTCGACTGAACTGGCTATCGCAGACGCCAAACTCACCTCTGAAGATGTTAACTCCTTGATTGCTGGTCTTGGACTTGCTGGGGTAAATGTTCCGCGTTTATTTAAATTAGTGACTCAATGGCAGCACCCATTCGCAAAAATGTACCTTACCACTGATTTACATACTGCCTGTATCGGCGCCCATGAAGGTAACGATGGTGCAGTGATTATCACAGGTACCGGCTCTTGCGGGTATGCTCATGTAGGTGAACAAAGTTTGTTAATTGGTGGGCATGGTTTTGCGTTGGGTGATAAAGGCAGCGGAGCATGGCTAGGTCAGCAAGCAGCTGAGCATGTGTTATTGAATCTTGATGGCTTTGCCCAAGACACAGGCTTAACTCAGCCTATTTTAAATCATTTTAATGTGTCAGATGCGATGGGGATTGTAGAAAACCTAGCGGGTCAGTCTTCTAGTACTTATGCCAAGTTAGCACGAATTGTATTACAGCAAGCAGAGCAGGGCGACGAAGTAGCGACATTAATTGTAAAACAAGGCGCTCAATATATTAGTGATATGGCTCGTAAACTATTTGCAATTAACCCTACTCGTTTTTCGATGATCGGTGGCTTAGCTGAGCCTTTATGTAAATGGCTAGACGAAGATGTCGCTGCCCGGGTTGAGCTTGCTATGTCTCCACCGGAAATCGGTGCCATTTTGTTTGCTCAGCAAGAGTTTGCCAAACAGCTTTCTCAATAACAATTTGCGCAATAATCATTGAAGTAAGCACAACTGATTAAGTAAAAAAGCCTCTATAAAAGGTTTGTTTGCTAAAAGAAACGTTTAAATACTAATTAATCAGGAAGGGTTTCGTCGAGTCGCACTTGGAAAACCTAACTCAACTATTTTATCCAAACATCAGTGAGTTGCAATTTTGCATCTTAACTAACAACATTTAATAGGGTTAAACCGATGACAGATACAATTATGGAGCTAGAAGCTCGCTCTGCACCACAAAAAATTGCTGAACAACTTGCTGCTAATGCAGGTTTAACAAAAGAGCTGGGTGAAAAGCTACGAGCTTTTAAGCCTAAGTTTGTGATGATTGTTGGCCGTGGTTCTTCAGATCATGCAGGTGTTTTTGCCAAGTATTTGTTTGAGATTGAAGTGGGCATTCCTACTTTTGCTGCTGCACCGTCAGTTGCCAGTGTATATGGTAAGTCATTACAACTTGAAGGTGGTTTAGTCATTGTTATTTCTCAATCAGGTCGTAGCCCTGATATTTTAGCGCAAGCGAGAATGGCTAAAAATGCAGGTGCATTTTGTGTTGCACTTGTGAATGATGAAACTGCGCCAATTAAAGATATCGTCGATGTGGTATTGCCACTTCGTGCAGGAGAAGAAAAAGCAGTTGCTGCTACCAAAAGTTATTTAGCAACCCTCTCTGCTATTGTGCAATTAACAGCAGAGTGGACACAAAGTGAATCACTTGCAACTGCAGTAGACTCTATGCCTAAAGCATTACAAGTTGCTGTAGATTCAGCGCCTCAATTAACACCAGAGTCATTAGAGGGTGTTAACAACCTAGTGGTACTAGGTCGTGGTTTAGGTTATGCGGTAACTAAAGAAATTGCGTTAAAAATGAAAGAGGTGTGCTCTATTCATGCCGAGTCTTTCAGCAGCGCAGAGTTTTTACATGGCCCAGTAACATTAGTTGAGAAAAAGCTCGCTATTGTTGATGCCTGCATTAATGATGAGTCTTATGAAAGTCATATCGAACAAATTGAAAATGTGAAGCAGCGTGGTGCAGATTTAGTTCATTTAAATCAAACATCAACTGAGATCCATCCACGTGTTGCCCCATTAGCGCTATTACAACGTTTTTATATCGATGTTGCGGCAGTTGCGGTTGCACG
This window of the Shewanella goraebulensis genome carries:
- the nagK gene encoding N-acetylglucosamine kinase, whose amino-acid sequence is MGVNMQSESQLFIGIDGGGSKCRATIFCPNKGVLGTGVAGRANPLHGLEQTFESILASTELAIADAKLTSEDVNSLIAGLGLAGVNVPRLFKLVTQWQHPFAKMYLTTDLHTACIGAHEGNDGAVIITGTGSCGYAHVGEQSLLIGGHGFALGDKGSGAWLGQQAAEHVLLNLDGFAQDTGLTQPILNHFNVSDAMGIVENLAGQSSSTYAKLARIVLQQAEQGDEVATLIVKQGAQYISDMARKLFAINPTRFSMIGGLAEPLCKWLDEDVAARVELAMSPPEIGAILFAQQEFAKQLSQ
- the nagB-II gene encoding glucosamine-6-phosphate deaminase NagB-II, with the translated sequence MTDTIMELEARSAPQKIAEQLAANAGLTKELGEKLRAFKPKFVMIVGRGSSDHAGVFAKYLFEIEVGIPTFAAAPSVASVYGKSLQLEGGLVIVISQSGRSPDILAQARMAKNAGAFCVALVNDETAPIKDIVDVVLPLRAGEEKAVAATKSYLATLSAIVQLTAEWTQSESLATAVDSMPKALQVAVDSAPQLTPESLEGVNNLVVLGRGLGYAVTKEIALKMKEVCSIHAESFSSAEFLHGPVTLVEKKLAIVDACINDESYESHIEQIENVKQRGADLVHLNQTSTEIHPRVAPLALLQRFYIDVAAVAVARGIDPDQPEGLKKVTQTL
- a CDS encoding family 20 glycosylhydrolase; protein product: MNKTIIASALLLSLGVAGCQHSSSENQAQVKIDSSSESQPSLKTESTTHSWTQAALNQFAEQLNVTYRMVSNVPQEACAEDQQDQRCFIAEIDFTSAQNISDRNWSIFYSQMRPVQQVLNPEFEIKRVQGDLHQITPTKNFTGFKAGETKTLNFRGELWQLSETDPMPNYYIVVEGLTPAVIDSTKVTIDTETGMEQRPYVEAFTDAKRQYRRTEKDQLVWAKAEVLFDANQNISFSHALAENRIIPTPDSISVTSSDKVVDLTKGINVSYNQVNPEAVAAALARLSRIGVASNNSGLALQLVTDSQIRVGGSYQLELAADEITITAADEAGFSYGIASIAALITPDELSLNALQIKDSPRYDFRGMHVDVARNFHSKQMILDLIDQMAAYKLNKLHLHMADDEGWRLEIDGLPELTDIGSKRCHDLTETTCLIPQLGSGPFADSKVNGYYSKADYIEILQYATARQVEVIPSMDMPGHSRAAIKSMDARYRQFMAAGNEVAANEYLLSDAEDKTVYSSVQYYSDNTLNVCMESTFHFVDKVISEIAKLHQQANHTLHRYHIGADETAGAWKQSPQCLAFVASNDRGVSSVDDLGAYFIERLSNSIAAKGIEPAGWSDGMSHTNPSNMPAKSQSNVWDVISHDGYKRAHKQANLGWDAVLSNPEVLYFDFPYEADPKEHGYYWAGRALNSQKIFSFMPDNLPANAEQWQDIEGNDFVADDRVKKDDKGNLISGPLEKGKGFSGIQGQIWSETIRSDDVAEYMMYPRVLMLAEKAWHKAKWEVPYQYNGVLYDANSGFFTAELRNKQQRQWNELANTLGQKELAKLDIANIAYRLPTVGAKIINGKLHANVAFPGLQIEYRDDNAVWTRYEQPIEVSGTVEVRSVAPDGNRKGRSLSL